Proteins from a single region of Erythrobacter sp.:
- a CDS encoding DNA translocase FtsK, whose amino-acid sequence MNHRDDDDLYRRACEYIAQGGSPRTSHLMLQFKVGYLQASRWIERMLENGILTPPRDTFH is encoded by the coding sequence ATGAACCACCGCGACGACGACGACCTCTACCGGCGCGCCTGCGAATACATCGCGCAAGGTGGCAGCCCCCGCACCTCGCATCTCATGCTCCAGTTCAAGGTCGGCTATCTGCAAGCCTCGCGCTGGATCGAGCGGATGCTGGAGAACGGCATCCTTACCCCGCCGCGCGACACGTTCCATTGA
- a CDS encoding thiamine phosphate synthase: MAALYSGVVTRASPLPALWLISDARNDAALEGALARLPRGSGFIYRHYHLPDPERYLRFRQLRRIAKTRGHVVILADSALTAREWGADGIYGSPRSLAPRRAGLIHLATAHGAGELALAARLGADAVLLSPVFVTRTHPGGGTLGAVRFGLLARQSRLPVIALGGMTGQRARMLGWPRWAAIDGLSR, encoded by the coding sequence ATGGCCGCGCTCTATAGCGGGGTTGTGACGCGCGCCAGTCCCCTCCCAGCCCTGTGGCTGATCTCCGACGCCCGCAATGATGCGGCGCTGGAAGGGGCGCTCGCCCGCCTGCCACGCGGATCGGGGTTCATCTATCGCCACTACCACCTGCCCGATCCCGAGCGTTATCTGCGGTTCCGCCAGCTGCGCCGCATCGCGAAGACGCGCGGCCATGTGGTGATCCTTGCCGATAGCGCGCTGACCGCCCGGGAATGGGGAGCGGACGGGATCTATGGCAGCCCGCGCAGCCTCGCGCCGCGCCGCGCCGGCCTGATCCACCTCGCCACTGCCCACGGGGCGGGCGAATTGGCGCTCGCGGCACGGCTGGGCGCGGATGCGGTGCTGCTCTCGCCGGTGTTCGTCACACGGACCCATCCGGGCGGCGGAACGCTGGGCGCGGTGCGCTTCGGCCTGCTGGCGCGGCAATCGCGGCTGCCGGTGATTGCGCTGGGCGGGATGACGGGCCAGCGCGCCCGGATGCTCGGCTGGCCCCGCTGGGCCGCGATCGACGGGTTGAGCCGATGA
- a CDS encoding YggS family pyridoxal phosphate-dependent enzyme, with amino-acid sequence MENAATRLAEVHANIARVCKPARREASSVTLIAVSKTHDAPAILPLIAAGQRVFGENRVQEAEGKWPALKAQYPDIELHLIGQLQSNKADEAVALFDCIHSLDRPSLLTALAKAMDKAGKRVPCFVQVNIGDEPQKGGCGIADLPAFLEAVRAADVPLAGLMCIPPADTEAAPFFALLAKLAADNGLTGLSMGMSGDYETAVMLGATHVRVGTALFGGRG; translated from the coding sequence ATGGAAAATGCAGCAACCCGCCTTGCCGAAGTGCACGCCAACATCGCCCGCGTCTGCAAGCCTGCCCGCCGCGAGGCCTCCTCGGTCACGCTGATCGCGGTCAGCAAGACCCATGATGCGCCCGCGATCCTGCCGCTGATCGCTGCGGGCCAGCGCGTGTTCGGGGAGAACCGGGTGCAGGAGGCCGAGGGCAAGTGGCCGGCCCTGAAGGCGCAATATCCCGATATCGAACTCCACCTCATCGGCCAGTTGCAATCGAACAAGGCGGACGAGGCCGTGGCGCTGTTCGACTGCATCCACTCTCTTGACCGGCCAAGTCTGCTGACGGCGCTGGCCAAGGCGATGGACAAGGCGGGCAAGCGGGTGCCGTGCTTTGTGCAGGTGAATATCGGGGACGAGCCGCAGAAGGGCGGCTGCGGCATCGCCGATTTGCCCGCCTTCCTCGAAGCCGTGCGCGCCGCCGATGTGCCGCTTGCCGGGCTGATGTGCATTCCCCCGGCCGACACCGAAGCCGCGCCGTTCTTTGCGCTGCTGGCCAAGCTTGCGGCTGACAATGGCCTCACCGGCCTCAGCATGGGGATGAGCGGCGATTACGAGACCGCAGTGATGCTGGGCGCGACCCATGTGCGCGTGGGCACCGCGCTGTTCGGCGGGCGCGGGTAA